A part of Antechinus flavipes isolate AdamAnt ecotype Samford, QLD, Australia chromosome 6, AdamAnt_v2, whole genome shotgun sequence genomic DNA contains:
- the ZAR1 gene encoding zygote arrest protein 1 isoform X2: MAGLGDDGGLDGYMFPTYGPYAFPCAPGPKGKGGGGGGWRPRGAVGANSGLPAFGQPPAADYLDSYQRAQLMAVLAQVSPGLVPRLRRAPSRDVAVQVNPRRDAAVQCSLGRRPLLRRARELPEAAFPRTAAVYSPVASRRLAALVEEPEVGGPAEEEEGSEAQQGSEAQEGGGRESEEPTQSDGAQAAEPADEPEELEQEQEQEREQERAAAEEAEEARETAAPGSQSPEQTKTRLRFQLWESTMDLSRITNKPRLPSSL; encoded by the exons ATGGCGGGCCTAGGTGACGACGGCGGCCTGGACGGCTACATGTTCCCGACCTACGGCCCATACGCGTTCCCATGCGCGCCGGGGCCCAAGGGCaagggcggcggcggcggcggctggcGGCCCCGGGGCGCAGTGGGGGCGAACTCCGGCCTGCCGGCCTTCGGGCAGCCCCCGGCGGCTGACTACCTGGACAGCTACCAGCGGGCGCAGCTCATGGCCGTACTGGCGCAGGTGAGCCCGGGCCTGGTTCCGCGGCTGCGCAGGGCCCCGAGCCGCGACGTGGCCGTGCAGGTGAACCCGCGTCGGGACGCGGCCGTGCAGTGTTCCCTGGGGCGCCGCCCGTTGCTGCGCCGGGCCCGGGAGCTGCCCGAGGCCGCCTTCCCGCGCACCGCCGCCGTGTACTCGCCAGTGGCCTCGCGCCGCCTCGCAGCCCTCGTGGAAGAGCCCGAGGTCGGAGGCCccgcggaggaggaggagggcagtGAGGCCCAGCAGGGCAGTGAGGCCCAGGAGGGCGGCGGCCGGGAGAGCGAGGAGCCGACTCAGTCCGACGGCGCCCAGGCCGCGGAACCCGCCGACGAGCCCGAGGAGctggagcaggagcaggagcaggagcggGAGCAGGAGCGGGCCGCGGCCGAGGAGGCGGAGGAGGCCAGGGAGACCGCAGCCCCGGGGTCGCAGAGCCCCGAGCAGACTAAAACGAGGCTGCGCTTCCAG CTTTGGGAGAGTACGATGGACCTCAGCCGAATCACAAACAAGCCTCGGCTTCCCTCCTCTCTGTGA
- the ZAR1 gene encoding zygote arrest protein 1 isoform X1 — protein MAGLGDDGGLDGYMFPTYGPYAFPCAPGPKGKGGGGGGWRPRGAVGANSGLPAFGQPPAADYLDSYQRAQLMAVLAQVSPGLVPRLRRAPSRDVAVQVNPRRDAAVQCSLGRRPLLRRARELPEAAFPRTAAVYSPVASRRLAALVEEPEVGGPAEEEEGSEAQQGSEAQEGGGRESEEPTQSDGAQAAEPADEPEELEQEQEQEREQERAAAEEAEEARETAAPGSQSPEQTKTRLRFQFLEQKYGYYHCKDCNIRWESAYVWCVQGTNKVYFKQFCRTCEKSYNPYRVEDIACQSCKQTRCSCAVKLRHVDPKRPHRQDLCGRCKGKRLSCDSTFSFKYII, from the exons ATGGCGGGCCTAGGTGACGACGGCGGCCTGGACGGCTACATGTTCCCGACCTACGGCCCATACGCGTTCCCATGCGCGCCGGGGCCCAAGGGCaagggcggcggcggcggcggctggcGGCCCCGGGGCGCAGTGGGGGCGAACTCCGGCCTGCCGGCCTTCGGGCAGCCCCCGGCGGCTGACTACCTGGACAGCTACCAGCGGGCGCAGCTCATGGCCGTACTGGCGCAGGTGAGCCCGGGCCTGGTTCCGCGGCTGCGCAGGGCCCCGAGCCGCGACGTGGCCGTGCAGGTGAACCCGCGTCGGGACGCGGCCGTGCAGTGTTCCCTGGGGCGCCGCCCGTTGCTGCGCCGGGCCCGGGAGCTGCCCGAGGCCGCCTTCCCGCGCACCGCCGCCGTGTACTCGCCAGTGGCCTCGCGCCGCCTCGCAGCCCTCGTGGAAGAGCCCGAGGTCGGAGGCCccgcggaggaggaggagggcagtGAGGCCCAGCAGGGCAGTGAGGCCCAGGAGGGCGGCGGCCGGGAGAGCGAGGAGCCGACTCAGTCCGACGGCGCCCAGGCCGCGGAACCCGCCGACGAGCCCGAGGAGctggagcaggagcaggagcaggagcggGAGCAGGAGCGGGCCGCGGCCGAGGAGGCGGAGGAGGCCAGGGAGACCGCAGCCCCGGGGTCGCAGAGCCCCGAGCAGACTAAAACGAGGCTGCGCTTCCAG ttcttAGAGCAGAAGTATGGCTATTATCACTGCAAAGACTGCAACATTCGATGGGAGAGCGCGTATGTGTGGTGTGTGCAGGGCACCAACAAG GTCTACTTCAAGCAGTTTTGCAGAACTTGTGAGAAGTCTTACAACCCCTACCGAGTGGAAGATATCGCCTGTCAG agttgTAAACAGACAAGATGTTCCTGCGCAGTAAAGCTTCGCCATGTGGATCCCAAAAGACCCCATCGGCAGGATTTGTGCGGGAGATGCAAAGGCAAACGCCTCTCCTGTGACAGCACCTTCAGCTTTAAATACATCATTTAA
- the SLC10A4 gene encoding sodium/bile acid cotransporter 4, which translates to MGSQDNETLLFSPSPEAENYSQTITVGDFSPSPAQNFSPSIFEDPSLSPNFSSSISPDPSSSPSPSLSSSLNPTPSPWESKVSSSPQGFAHLPQDWGSQANPFWDTPLNHGLNVFVGVALCITMLGLGCTVEVNHIGAHIRRPIGVLLALLCQFVFMPLLAFLLALIFSLDEVEAVAVLLCGCCPGGNLSNLMSLLVNGDMNLSIIMTISSTLLALLLMPLCLWIYSRAWINTTLVQLLPLGAVTLTLCSTLIPIAVGVFIRYKYTRIADYVLKVSLWSLLVTLVVLFIMTGTMLGPELLASIPATVYVVAIFMPLAGYVSGYGLATLFHLPSNCKRTVSLETGSQNVQLCTAILKLTFPPQLIGSMYMFPLLYALFQSAEAGIFVLVYKMYGREVVHKQDPLDEDDTDISYKKLKEEEMADTSYGSVKVDEHNSIMMEPTQTSL; encoded by the exons ATGGGCAGCCAAGACAATGAGACTCTGCTGTTCTCGCCCTCCCCCGAGGCGGAGAACTACAGCCAGACAATCACCGTCGGGGACTTCAGCCCCAGCCCTGCCCAGAACTTCAGCCCCAGCATCTTCGAGGACCCCAGCCTCAGCCCCAACTTCAGCTCTAGCATCAGCCCTGATCCCAgttccagccccagccccagcctcagTTCCAGTCTGAACCCGACCCCTAGCCCCTGGGAGTCAAAGGTCAGCAGTAGTCCCCAAGGTTTTGCCCACCTCCCACAGGATTGGGGCTCCCAAGCCAATCCGTTCTGGGACACCCCTCTGAACCACGGCCTGAATGTATTTGTGGGAGTGGCCCTGTGCATCACCATGCTGGGTTTGGGCTGCACCGTGGAGGTCAATCACATCGGGGCTCACATCCGCAGGCCCATCGGGGTCCTGCTGGCCCTGCTCTGCCAGTTCGTCTTCATGCCCCTGCTGGCCTTCCTCCTGGCCCTCATCTTCTCTCTGGACGAAGTGGAGGCTGTGGCCGTTCTATTATGCGGCTGCTGTCCAGGCGGAAACCTTTCCAATCTTATGTCTCTGCTGGTGAACGGCGACATGAACCTCAG TATTATCATGACTATTTCTTCCACACTTCTGGCTTTGCTGTTGATGCCCCTCTGCCTGTGGATCTATAGTCGGGCCTGGATCAATACAACTTTGGTGCAGTTACTACCCCTGGGAGCAGTGACCCTGACCCTCTGCAGCACCCTGATTCCAATTGCTGTAGGTGTATTCATCCGCTACAAATATACACGAATCGCTGACTATGTTCTTAAG GTTTCCCTGTGGTCTCTGCTAGTGACGCTGGTGGTCCTTTTCATCATGACCGGTACTATGTTAGGACCTGAACTGTTGGCAAGTATTCCTGCAACTGTTTATGTGGTAGCCATTTTTATGCCTTTGGCTGGATATGTGTCAGGATATGGTTTGGCTACCTTATTCCATCTGCCCTCCAACTGCAAAAGGACTGTTTCTCTAGAAACAGGTAGTCAGAACGTACAACTCTGCACGGCCATTCTAAAGCTAACCTTTCCTCCACAGCTCATAGGAAGTATGTACATGTTTCCTCTGCTTTATGCCCTTTTTCAGTCTGCAGAAGCAGGGATTTTTGTATTAGTGTATAAGATGTATGGAAGGGAAGTTGTACATAAGCAAGATCCTCTGGATGAAGATGATACAGATATTTCTTATAAGAaactgaaggaagaagaaatggcagaTACTTCATATGGATCAGTTAAAGTGGATGAACATAATTCAATAATGATGGAGCCCACCCAGACCTCATTGTGA